GCGGCTCGCACCTTTGTCTCGGATCATCGCGTCCGCGGCGCCTGGGATCTCAGCGATGCCAAGACCAAGGCGACATCGCATGCGCTCAGCCTTCTCCTCAAGGTCGGAGACATTATCGTGGTTAAGCGCGAGGGTCTCGAACGGTACTTCGATCTCCCGGAGCGGGCGCTGCCGGCCGATCTGCTGGAGCGCGCCCGCGCGTTCAGCGCGGCCGACGCGGACGAGTCGATGCTCGAGAAATACCTCAGAGCATATCGTGTGTTCGACGCGGGTGATCCTCGGTTCGGATGGCGAGCGATGACGGTGGCCGCCCGCCGTGATGTCCTGCAGCGCCGTGCCCGCAAGGGCGCCGTGGTACCGCTCACCATCGACGACGTCGGACGGCAGTATTTCGTGAGGAGCGAGGACCTCCCCGCCCTCCGGCGGCACGAGCGGGCCGCCAGATCTGAGGCGGCGCTCGGGGACGGAGCTCCGATGCGCTTCCTGGCGCCGCTAGACAACCTGCTGTGGCGCCGCAACCGGATCTCGGACCTCTTTCGATTCGAATATACGTGGGAGGTGTACCTCCCTCTGCCGAAGCGACGATTCGGGCACTACGCGATGCCCATCCTGTTTGGCGACCGGTTCGTCGGCCGCCTCGACCCCCAACTCGACCGGGAGCGCCGTCGCCTGGTCATCAGGCTCCTGCAGCTGGAGCCGCAGATGCGGATCACGATGCGGCTGCGCACGGCCCTACGCACGGCCCTCGAGTCGTTTGCCCGCTTCCACGGCGCAGCGGAGCTACACATCGACCGCACGATTCCAGCCGGACTGCGACGGATGCTCCCATGAATGTCTGCCGCACACCATCTGACCCCACGCGCGTAAGCCCAGGTCACCTGGATCACGATCCGCCAAAAAGAAAGGAGTGCCCGTGTCCAACCTGTTGGACCGCATCCGGATGGCCATGCGCGGCGAGGCACCCTACCCCCCGATCGCCGAGTTGATCGGATTCACTGTCGCCGACCTCCAACCTGGACGTGCGGTCGTCGAATTCGAGGCAACCGAGCGCCATGCCAATCCCATGGGGACCCTGCATGGGGGTGTCCTGTGCGATATCGCCGACGCGGCCATGGGGATGGCGTACGCGGGAACGCTCAACGATGGGGAGACCTTCACCACAC
The bacterium DNA segment above includes these coding regions:
- a CDS encoding crosslink repair DNA glycosylase YcaQ family protein; translated protein: MIVTPVRVSRQGAIRFLLEAQHLRRGMTHDSRGTTTAAAVLGEIRHLECVQIDPVAVVERNQHLVLAARMAGYLPQTLAELLRRRKVFEYWANAACVVPVEDYPLFEGTRRRYRKRLAPDLTALRSVVRHVLAELEAHGPLAARTFVSDHRVRGAWDLSDAKTKATSHALSLLLKVGDIIVVKREGLERYFDLPERALPADLLERARAFSAADADESMLEKYLRAYRVFDAGDPRFGWRAMTVAARRDVLQRRARKGAVVPLTIDDVGRQYFVRSEDLPALRRHERAARSEAALGDGAPMRFLAPLDNLLWRRNRISDLFRFEYTWEVYLPLPKRRFGHYAMPILFGDRFVGRLDPQLDRERRRLVIRLLQLEPQMRITMRLRTALRTALESFARFHGAAELHIDRTIPAGLRRMLP
- a CDS encoding PaaI family thioesterase, whose amino-acid sequence is MSNLLDRIRMAMRGEAPYPPIAELIGFTVADLQPGRAVVEFEATERHANPMGTLHGGVLCDIADAAMGMAYAGTLNDGETFTTLELKINFLRPVWTARLRATAIVVHRGRTVGLAECDVTDEQQRLIARATSTCMTLRGEQAKER